A genomic window from Herbiconiux aconitum includes:
- a CDS encoding MFS transporter, with amino-acid sequence MTSTAAVPLTTPVLRSLRLPHSAGFWVTAVAFFVMMAFNTVPTPLYSLYQQRDGFPTVVVTVIFAAYSIGVMLALYLAGHLSDRVGRRRVFLAAVVIEVLAAVMFLVWSAPVGLVVARFVAGLGIGMLTATATAHLADLRRLARPDAGIGFAATIAGVANMGGLALGPLIGGVFAEWVPMPLVAPYLAFLAALVAIGFAYAFVPETVDTAREHAPYRPQRVRVPRESRGAYWAAGIGGFVAFAITGLFGSVAPTFLVQILHQSDRFVAGLVAFSVFGAAALSQVVFSTMTTRSQLVLGVTSIIVGLLALGVADLAGSVVLFVGGGIVAGAGVGLVFRGALATAGALAGEGNRSEITAGIFLLSFAGMTAVPLLIGVALLILPLVPVLLGAVVAMLALIVWAGPLMVRATSTRAES; translated from the coding sequence ATGACTTCCACCGCCGCCGTTCCACTGACGACTCCCGTGCTCCGCAGCCTCCGCCTTCCGCACAGTGCGGGGTTCTGGGTGACAGCGGTCGCCTTCTTCGTGATGATGGCGTTCAACACCGTTCCCACCCCGCTGTATTCGCTCTACCAGCAGCGCGACGGTTTCCCGACCGTGGTCGTGACCGTCATCTTCGCCGCCTACTCGATCGGTGTGATGCTGGCGCTGTATCTCGCCGGACACCTGAGCGATCGAGTGGGTCGCCGTCGCGTCTTCCTCGCCGCCGTCGTCATCGAGGTGCTGGCGGCCGTGATGTTCCTCGTGTGGTCGGCTCCGGTCGGGCTGGTGGTCGCGCGCTTCGTCGCCGGACTCGGCATCGGGATGCTCACCGCGACCGCCACCGCACACCTGGCCGACCTGCGCCGCCTCGCCCGCCCCGATGCGGGTATCGGCTTCGCCGCCACTATCGCGGGTGTGGCGAACATGGGCGGCCTCGCCCTCGGCCCGCTGATCGGCGGTGTCTTCGCCGAATGGGTTCCGATGCCCCTGGTAGCTCCCTACCTGGCGTTCCTGGCCGCACTCGTGGCGATCGGCTTCGCCTACGCCTTCGTGCCGGAGACGGTCGACACCGCTCGCGAGCACGCGCCCTACCGCCCGCAGCGGGTGCGCGTGCCGCGGGAGAGCCGCGGCGCCTACTGGGCGGCGGGCATCGGCGGTTTCGTCGCCTTCGCCATCACGGGGCTGTTCGGCTCGGTCGCCCCGACCTTCCTCGTGCAGATCCTTCATCAGAGCGACCGCTTCGTCGCCGGGCTCGTGGCGTTCTCGGTGTTCGGTGCCGCGGCGCTGTCACAGGTGGTGTTCTCGACGATGACGACCCGTTCGCAGCTCGTGTTGGGTGTGACGTCGATCATCGTGGGACTTCTCGCCCTCGGGGTGGCCGATCTGGCGGGCTCGGTCGTGCTTTTCGTGGGCGGCGGAATCGTGGCCGGAGCGGGCGTGGGCCTGGTCTTCCGGGGCGCGCTCGCCACTGCTGGCGCACTGGCCGGCGAAGGCAATCGCAGTGAGATCACCGCCGGCATCTTCCTGCTCTCGTTCGCGGGCATGACTGCGGTGCCTCTGCTCATCGGAGTCGCGCTGCTCATCCTCCCGCTCGTGCCGGTGCTGCTCGGCGCGGTGGTGGCCATGCTCGCTCTGATCGTGTGGGCCGGGCCGTTGATGGTGCGGGCGACGTCGACACGTGCAGAATCGTGA
- a CDS encoding ScyD/ScyE family protein yields MKKRTILGAACAATIAAVAVAAPAYAGGHHGGGWHHDVPEAPTLSLDPVATLAEGLVSPLSLDVDRRGDAYLSQNFIGELTGVSEDGVVSSLATASVPGQEIGAVSSRHGTVYFSQNDQPTGVANLMSLEEGGTPELLADLGAYEAEFNPDQVNTYGFTDLDPACAALIDPTGPAGPPTYTGIVDAHPYASLALRNAIYVADAGGNDILRVDYDGEISTAAVLPPGEPVAVTPELAAQFAFPDCVVGHGYSFEPVPTDVERGNDGWLYVSTLPGGPEDPSLGLRGSVYKVNPHDGEVELVATGFGGATGIAVDKDSGVVLVAELFGGPEGTGQISALSSRSDEVFATFPVSSPAAIELRDGMVYATTDAFVPDESGNPQPIGKLSLYQLTDADHGGCWGDDGEHEEEN; encoded by the coding sequence ATGAAGAAACGGACCATTCTGGGCGCTGCGTGCGCCGCTACCATCGCAGCTGTCGCAGTTGCCGCCCCCGCCTATGCCGGCGGGCACCATGGCGGCGGCTGGCACCATGACGTGCCTGAGGCGCCGACTCTGAGCCTCGATCCCGTCGCGACGCTCGCGGAGGGGTTGGTCTCGCCCTTGAGTCTTGACGTCGACAGGCGCGGCGACGCCTACCTCTCGCAGAACTTCATCGGGGAGCTGACCGGGGTGAGCGAAGACGGCGTCGTTTCGTCGCTCGCCACCGCATCCGTTCCTGGGCAGGAGATCGGCGCGGTGTCGTCGCGGCACGGCACCGTCTACTTCAGCCAGAACGACCAGCCCACCGGCGTGGCCAACCTGATGTCGCTCGAAGAGGGCGGAACCCCCGAACTCCTCGCCGACCTCGGCGCCTACGAGGCCGAGTTCAACCCCGACCAGGTGAACACGTACGGCTTCACCGACCTCGATCCGGCCTGCGCGGCCCTGATCGATCCGACCGGCCCCGCCGGCCCGCCCACGTATACGGGAATCGTCGACGCGCATCCGTACGCCTCGCTCGCCCTGCGTAACGCGATCTACGTCGCGGATGCCGGCGGCAACGACATCCTGCGCGTCGACTACGACGGGGAGATCTCGACCGCCGCCGTGCTGCCTCCGGGTGAGCCCGTCGCGGTGACTCCCGAGCTCGCCGCCCAGTTCGCGTTCCCGGACTGCGTCGTGGGCCACGGCTACTCCTTCGAGCCGGTGCCGACGGATGTCGAGCGCGGCAATGACGGCTGGCTCTACGTCTCGACCTTGCCGGGCGGACCGGAAGACCCGAGCCTCGGCCTCCGCGGCAGCGTCTACAAGGTGAACCCGCACGACGGTGAGGTGGAACTCGTCGCCACCGGCTTCGGCGGCGCCACCGGCATCGCGGTCGACAAGGATTCCGGCGTGGTGCTGGTGGCCGAGCTGTTCGGCGGACCGGAGGGCACCGGCCAGATCTCGGCCCTGTCGTCGCGTTCCGACGAGGTGTTCGCCACCTTCCCGGTGTCGTCGCCGGCGGCGATCGAGTTGCGTGACGGAATGGTCTACGCGACGACGGATGCCTTCGTGCCCGACGAATCCGGAAACCCCCAGCCGATCGGCAAGCTGAGCCTGTACCAGCTGACCGACGCCGATCACGGCGGCTGCTGGGGCGACGACGGGGAGCACGAAGAGGAGAACTAA
- a CDS encoding AraC family transcriptional regulator: MAGTAELREQILRHSHGGVRHDVLPGVSIGVSTVPTEPASVMSYASMSLIAQGAKRTVLNGTAYDYRAGQFLVASLDLPVTGRVLEASAEQPFAVVTIALEPALLAALLLETPAPAAPIVTAMAVSDAEPALIDAVVRMLGLLDRPADIPVLAEAYRREILWRLLTSDQGGLVRQIGVADGSLARVSRSVGWIREHYAEPLRVEKLAGIARMSTSAFHRHFRSATSMTPIQFQKQIRLQEARTLLLTDGDDIAGVGFRVGYDSPSQFSREYRRAFGEPPARDAVRLRAIARPPVI; this comes from the coding sequence ATGGCCGGAACAGCTGAACTGCGCGAACAGATCCTGCGGCACTCGCACGGCGGGGTGCGGCACGACGTGCTGCCCGGCGTGAGCATCGGCGTCTCCACCGTTCCCACCGAGCCGGCGTCGGTGATGTCGTACGCCTCGATGTCACTCATCGCCCAGGGCGCGAAGCGCACCGTGCTGAACGGCACGGCCTACGACTACCGCGCCGGCCAGTTCCTGGTGGCTTCACTCGATCTGCCGGTCACCGGTCGCGTGCTCGAAGCGAGTGCGGAGCAGCCCTTCGCAGTGGTCACGATCGCCCTCGAGCCGGCCCTCCTCGCAGCACTGTTGCTCGAGACCCCCGCTCCGGCCGCTCCGATCGTCACAGCCATGGCAGTGAGTGATGCCGAGCCCGCGCTGATCGACGCGGTGGTGCGGATGCTCGGCCTGCTCGACCGGCCGGCCGACATCCCAGTGCTCGCGGAGGCCTACCGCCGCGAGATCCTCTGGCGACTGCTCACGAGCGACCAGGGTGGCCTGGTGCGCCAGATCGGCGTGGCCGACGGCAGTCTCGCCCGGGTGTCACGGTCGGTGGGGTGGATACGCGAGCACTACGCCGAACCCCTCCGGGTCGAGAAGCTGGCGGGGATCGCGCGGATGAGCACGTCAGCCTTCCACCGGCACTTCCGGTCGGCGACATCCATGACCCCGATCCAATTCCAGAAGCAGATCCGCCTGCAGGAGGCGCGCACCCTGCTGCTCACCGACGGCGACGACATCGCGGGGGTCGGCTTCCGGGTCGGCTACGACAGCCCTTCCCAGTTCAGCCGCGAATACCGCCGCGCCTTCGGTGAACCGCCCGCGCGCGACGCCGTGCGACTGCGGGCGATCGCCCGGCCGCCCGTGATCTGA
- a CDS encoding aldo/keto reductase — protein MQHRILGDTGFPVSEFALGTMMFGKMGNPDHDDSIRIIHRALDAGIDFIDTADVYSLGESEEIVGKALRGRRDDVVLATKFGLPIDAVPGHGGASRRWIVQSVENSLRRLGTDYIDLYQLHRPDYDTALEETLSALSDLVTAGKIRAFGSSTFPADRIVEAQWAAARRGTHRFLSEQPMYSIFTRSLEAAVLPAAQRHDMGVLTYSPLNGGWLSGHADVASRHRAGSRPAMYDPTTPGGAAKTAALAELRSVAADAGLTMPQLALGFVLAHPAITSVIIGPRTQEQLDGLLTGVGVRLDAATLDRIDAIVPPGTDVSPDDNYNAAPPALIDASLRRR, from the coding sequence ATGCAACACAGAATCCTCGGCGACACCGGCTTCCCGGTCAGCGAGTTCGCTTTGGGCACCATGATGTTCGGGAAAATGGGCAATCCCGACCACGACGACTCGATCCGCATCATCCACCGCGCCCTGGATGCGGGCATCGACTTCATCGACACAGCCGACGTCTACTCGCTGGGCGAGTCGGAGGAGATCGTGGGCAAGGCCCTCCGCGGTCGGCGCGACGACGTGGTGCTCGCCACCAAGTTCGGGCTGCCCATCGATGCCGTGCCCGGACACGGCGGGGCGTCGCGTCGGTGGATCGTGCAATCGGTCGAGAACAGCCTGCGCCGCCTCGGCACCGACTACATCGACCTCTACCAGCTACACCGGCCCGACTACGACACGGCGCTCGAGGAGACCCTCTCGGCGCTCTCCGATCTGGTGACCGCGGGAAAGATCCGCGCCTTCGGCTCGTCGACCTTCCCGGCCGACCGGATCGTCGAGGCCCAGTGGGCGGCCGCACGCCGCGGCACGCACCGCTTCTTGAGCGAGCAGCCGATGTACTCCATCTTCACCCGCTCTCTCGAGGCGGCCGTGTTGCCTGCGGCCCAGCGTCACGACATGGGCGTGCTCACCTACAGCCCTCTGAACGGCGGCTGGCTCTCCGGCCACGCGGATGTCGCGTCGCGGCACCGCGCCGGCAGCCGCCCCGCGATGTACGACCCGACCACCCCGGGGGGAGCCGCGAAGACGGCGGCGCTCGCCGAGCTGCGTTCGGTCGCCGCCGACGCGGGGCTCACAATGCCGCAGTTGGCGCTCGGATTCGTGCTCGCGCATCCGGCGATCACCTCGGTGATCATCGGACCGCGCACCCAGGAGCAGCTCGACGGCTTGCTCACGGGCGTGGGGGTGCGATTGGACGCCGCGACGCTCGACCGCATCGACGCGATCGTGCCGCCCGGCACCGACGTCAGCCCCGACGACAACTACAACGCTGCGCCGCCGGCCCTCATCGACGCGAGCCTGCGGCGTCGCTGA
- a CDS encoding SRPBCC family protein, whose protein sequence is MTNPVTITAPEGVPFIEIVREFDAPVAAVYNAYADPALVKQWLGPNGYDMQLEEYELRDGGRYRYVHVDPQGNEYAFNGVFHKARTDELIIQTFEWEGMPDFVSLETARFEDLGDGRSRVTGWSVFPSVEARDGMVENGMETGVVEGYERLDALLA, encoded by the coding sequence ATGACGAACCCCGTCACCATCACCGCCCCCGAGGGCGTTCCGTTCATCGAGATCGTTCGCGAGTTCGATGCGCCGGTCGCCGCCGTCTACAACGCCTATGCCGATCCGGCTCTGGTGAAGCAGTGGCTCGGGCCGAACGGCTACGACATGCAGCTCGAGGAGTACGAGCTGCGCGACGGCGGCCGCTACCGCTACGTGCACGTCGACCCGCAAGGCAACGAGTACGCCTTCAACGGGGTGTTCCACAAGGCGCGCACCGACGAACTGATCATCCAGACCTTCGAGTGGGAAGGGATGCCCGACTTCGTCTCGCTCGAGACCGCCCGCTTCGAAGACCTCGGCGACGGGCGCAGCCGCGTCACCGGCTGGAGCGTCTTTCCGAGTGTCGAGGCCCGCGACGGCATGGTCGAGAACGGCATGGAGACCGGTGTGGTGGAGGGCTACGAGCGCCTCGACGCGCTGCTCGCCTGA
- a CDS encoding ArsR/SmtB family transcription factor yields MIEQDGADDELDRAFMALADPVRRRMIARLSRGPATVNELAEPFAITVQAVSKHIQVLEAAGLVTRSRDAQRRPVHLAPAALEQLTSWIDGYRLAHEHRFRSLDAVLQTEKEKEKKS; encoded by the coding sequence ATGATAGAACAGGACGGCGCCGACGACGAGCTCGATCGTGCGTTCATGGCCCTGGCCGACCCGGTGCGGCGACGGATGATCGCCCGCCTGAGCCGCGGGCCGGCCACGGTCAACGAACTCGCCGAGCCCTTCGCCATCACGGTGCAGGCGGTGTCGAAGCACATCCAGGTGCTCGAAGCCGCCGGACTCGTGACGCGGAGCCGCGACGCCCAACGCCGACCGGTGCACCTCGCACCCGCCGCCCTCGAACAGCTGACCAGCTGGATCGACGGCTACCGACTCGCCCACGAACACCGGTTCCGCAGTCTCGACGCCGTGCTGCAGACAGAGAAAGAGAAGGAGAAGAAATCATGA
- a CDS encoding LCP family glycopolymer transferase: protein MKHPHARHPIARHGRLKTPHPVALVAQYLAVALAVVLVSGGVFAGYATWSVSSEVQTVALAGDTAGPPPQISAIDGGVNLLLVGSDSREGQGDAYGETEGNLNDVTMLMHIAQDHSSATVVSFPRDMVVPVPSCPDPAGGSFDAMSAQPINVTLSYGGLPCTVLTVEALTGLSIPFAAEIQFNGVIEMSNAVGGVPVCVVDPIDDEYTGVVLDSGTHMLQGADALGFLRTRHGVGDGSDLGRISSQQVFLSSLVRTMKSSETLGDFSKLYGIARAASSNMVLSQSLASPDTLVSIALALKDIDLSRVTFVAYPGSTGGDGVYAGKVEPLYDDAAVLFSAIAADQPVTTADPANTGVGAVVDPNAPTTALPSSAPTTAPDDGAAADGTATPAPDVAKTPTALPQSITGQTAAEYTCSKGNDY from the coding sequence ATGAAGCATCCGCACGCGCGCCATCCGATCGCCCGGCACGGACGTTTGAAGACCCCGCATCCCGTCGCACTGGTCGCGCAATATCTCGCCGTGGCGCTCGCCGTCGTGCTCGTGAGCGGCGGAGTGTTCGCCGGTTACGCCACCTGGAGCGTCTCGAGCGAGGTGCAGACCGTGGCGCTCGCCGGTGACACCGCCGGGCCGCCGCCGCAGATCTCGGCCATCGACGGAGGGGTCAACCTCTTGCTCGTCGGAAGCGACAGCCGCGAAGGCCAAGGCGACGCCTACGGGGAGACCGAGGGCAACCTCAACGACGTGACGATGCTCATGCACATCGCCCAAGACCATTCGAGCGCCACCGTCGTGAGCTTTCCCCGCGACATGGTGGTTCCGGTGCCCTCGTGCCCAGACCCCGCGGGGGGCAGCTTCGATGCGATGAGCGCGCAGCCCATCAACGTCACCCTCTCTTACGGCGGCCTGCCCTGCACGGTGCTGACGGTCGAGGCCTTGACCGGGCTGAGCATCCCGTTCGCCGCGGAGATCCAGTTCAACGGCGTGATCGAGATGTCGAATGCGGTGGGCGGCGTGCCCGTGTGCGTGGTCGACCCCATCGACGACGAATACACCGGCGTGGTGCTCGACTCCGGAACCCACATGCTGCAGGGAGCGGATGCGCTCGGCTTCCTGCGCACCCGGCACGGCGTCGGCGACGGCAGCGACCTCGGCCGCATCTCGTCGCAGCAGGTGTTCCTCTCCTCTCTCGTGCGCACGATGAAGTCGAGCGAGACGCTCGGCGACTTCAGCAAGCTCTATGGCATCGCCCGCGCAGCCTCCAGCAACATGGTGCTCTCGCAGAGCCTGGCCTCGCCCGACACGCTGGTCTCGATCGCGTTGGCGCTGAAAGACATCGATCTCAGCCGGGTGACCTTCGTGGCGTATCCCGGAAGCACCGGCGGCGATGGTGTCTATGCCGGCAAGGTGGAGCCTCTCTACGATGACGCGGCAGTGCTGTTCTCGGCGATCGCGGCGGATCAGCCGGTCACCACCGCCGATCCGGCGAACACCGGGGTGGGCGCGGTCGTCGACCCGAATGCGCCCACGACGGCTCTGCCCTCCAGCGCCCCCACGACAGCACCGGATGACGGCGCGGCCGCCGACGGCACGGCGACACCGGCGCCGGATGTCGCGAAGACCCCCACCGCCCTGCCACAATCGATCACAGGGCAAACTGCAGCGGAATACACCTGCTCGAAGGGGAACGACTATTAG
- a CDS encoding LCP family protein, with translation MWAVGTFLVASVAVLGVSGVSLAAYAAWDVTSSITTVSLVSDDTASTPGAAPPPEISAIDGGVNLLLVGSDSRTGQGDAYGEDEGGELNDVTMLLHISQDHTNATVVSFPRDLVVDIPDCPEGGGYTAPINESLSQGGLACTVLTVESLSGLSIPFAAEIQFNGVIEMSNAVGGVPVCVSELIDDPFTGVYLEPGTSNLSGADALGFLRTRHGVGDGSDLGRISSQQVFLSSLVRTIKSDSTLNDFGKLYGLAKAAASNMTLSDRLASPDTMVSIALSLKDMDLSKVTFVAYPSFSADWVPVGKVAPDTDSAAVLFAAIQADQPVAVEAPGGIASVLDPNAPVQPGATTAPVDPAVPVDPSVPVDPDAPVDPDAPVEPTTPEPGSVNADGSTVLPSNVKGQTAADYTCSVGND, from the coding sequence TTGTGGGCGGTCGGCACGTTCCTGGTGGCGTCGGTCGCCGTTCTCGGCGTCAGCGGTGTCTCGCTCGCGGCGTACGCCGCCTGGGATGTGACCAGTTCGATCACGACCGTGTCGCTCGTCTCCGATGACACCGCGAGCACCCCCGGAGCTGCGCCCCCGCCCGAGATCTCGGCGATCGACGGCGGAGTGAACCTGCTGCTGGTCGGCAGCGACAGCCGCACCGGACAGGGCGACGCCTACGGCGAAGACGAGGGCGGCGAGCTCAACGACGTCACGATGCTGCTGCACATCTCGCAGGATCACACGAACGCGACCGTGGTGAGCTTTCCGCGTGACCTCGTGGTCGACATCCCCGATTGTCCCGAGGGTGGCGGCTACACCGCGCCGATCAACGAGTCGCTCTCGCAGGGCGGCCTCGCGTGCACGGTGCTGACGGTCGAGAGTCTGTCGGGGCTGAGCATCCCGTTCGCGGCGGAGATCCAGTTCAACGGCGTGATCGAGATGTCGAACGCGGTGGGCGGTGTTCCGGTGTGTGTCTCGGAGCTGATCGACGACCCCTTCACCGGCGTCTACCTCGAGCCGGGCACGTCGAACCTGAGCGGAGCGGATGCGCTCGGCTTCCTGCGCACCCGGCACGGCGTCGGCGACGGCAGCGACCTCGGCCGCATCTCGTCGCAGCAGGTGTTCTTGTCGTCGCTCGTGCGCACCATCAAGTCCGATTCGACCCTCAACGACTTCGGCAAGCTCTACGGCCTCGCGAAGGCGGCGGCGAGCAACATGACGCTGTCGGATCGGCTGGCCTCGCCCGACACCATGGTGTCGATCGCGCTTTCGCTGAAGGACATGGATCTCTCGAAGGTCACCTTCGTCGCCTACCCGAGCTTCTCGGCCGACTGGGTGCCCGTGGGCAAGGTGGCGCCCGACACCGATTCGGCAGCGGTTCTCTTCGCCGCCATCCAGGCCGATCAGCCGGTGGCCGTGGAGGCGCCGGGCGGCATCGCGTCGGTGCTCGACCCGAACGCGCCGGTGCAGCCGGGTGCCACCACGGCGCCGGTCGATCCCGCGGTTCCGGTGGACCCGTCCGTTCCGGTGGACCCGGATGCGCCGGTAGACCCGGATGCTCCGGTCGAGCCGACCACGCCCGAGCCCGGTTCGGTGAACGCCGACGGATCGACGGTGCTCCCGTCGAACGTGAAGGGTCAGACCGCGGCCGACTACACCTGCTCCGTCGGAAACGACTGA
- a CDS encoding alpha/beta family hydrolase — translation MSTELLWTGPEGGPVLVLAPGAGAAMDSAWMNRFCELLAERGIRTARFEFAYMAARRTGTRKPAPRADLVLDEYRSAVEAVVSLAGAPVAIGGKSFGGRVASMVADELHAAGSVSALVCLGYPFHPPGRPERLRTEHLSALRVPTLICQGTRDPFGTRAEVSSYALSPAIRIHWLEDGEHEFKPRVKISGHTHEQHLATAVDAVAAFVVSYDGGGESQGDVA, via the coding sequence GTGAGCACCGAACTGCTGTGGACCGGTCCCGAAGGCGGCCCGGTGCTCGTGCTCGCGCCCGGGGCGGGCGCGGCGATGGACTCGGCGTGGATGAACCGCTTCTGCGAGCTACTGGCTGAACGCGGCATCCGCACCGCCCGATTCGAGTTCGCGTATATGGCTGCGCGGCGAACCGGAACGCGCAAGCCGGCGCCGCGGGCCGACCTCGTGCTCGATGAGTACCGTTCGGCGGTCGAGGCGGTGGTGTCGCTCGCCGGGGCGCCCGTGGCCATCGGCGGCAAGTCGTTCGGTGGACGCGTGGCGAGCATGGTGGCCGACGAGCTGCATGCGGCGGGGTCGGTGTCGGCGCTGGTGTGCCTCGGTTACCCGTTCCATCCGCCGGGCCGCCCCGAGCGACTGCGCACCGAGCACCTCTCCGCGCTGCGCGTGCCGACCCTGATCTGCCAGGGAACACGCGATCCGTTCGGCACGCGCGCGGAGGTCTCGTCGTATGCGCTGTCGCCCGCCATCCGCATCCACTGGCTCGAAGACGGCGAACACGAATTCAAGCCCCGCGTGAAGATCTCGGGTCACACGCACGAGCAGCACCTGGCGACGGCGGTGGATGCGGTGGCCGCGTTCGTCGTCAGCTATGATGGCGGAGGCGAAAGCCAAGGAGACGTCGCATAG
- a CDS encoding FAD-dependent oxidoreductase has protein sequence MQEQTIRSDVTVIGGGLAGVAAAVRAARTGASVALVNNRPVLGGNSSSEVRVWVCGATAHGAQKYARETGVMGELFVENQFRNPEGNPFYWDQVVLDAVRAESNVSLFLNTDITEVDANGPDEARMIESVAGWQQGSERRLTFVSPVFIDASGDGLVGELAGAWYASGREAASVHGEEWAPEVPDGNMLGSTILFYTKDTGEPVPFIAPSMTKDVSATSITAHRRIDTAANGCDYWWIEWGGELDAVADNEAIRDELWSVVYGIWDHIKNSGEFDADTLTLEWVGSIPGKREYRRFVGDYVLTQNDIMQQTRFADSIGFGGWSIDLHPPGGMYSSDDGSKHLFTAGVYHIPFRSLYSKNVTNMLMAGRDISASHVAFGTTRVMATCAVTGEAAGAGAALAARHGITPRAVGESRIDELQQTLLRGDASLLGVPWTSADDLALRAEVSASGTLDRIAVAASDRAFAYPLSGHDLGIQLPVDPELGRVRVLVEADQPVVATMELWRTGGGENHIPVELVERVERTVPAGRSWIEAEFGYRPAMPEDAVVLVRRAEGLAVVIEPRPGPYGVLALLSRTPAQDLHRPQSNAWSAAELRRHTPVIEVEGTTGAYSAANVRGGLARPYGGPQLWSSRAMVAGASEHVELDWSARVGIGRVELVFNDDVDEDLINLHHHRTPFAVIPELVRDYRIEVCADGRWEPVVQESGNRRRLRVHHLGRTVETDALRVVVEATNGSDYATIVAVRVFE, from the coding sequence ATGCAGGAGCAGACCATCCGATCAGATGTCACGGTGATCGGGGGAGGTCTGGCGGGCGTCGCCGCGGCGGTCAGAGCTGCTCGAACGGGCGCATCGGTCGCGCTCGTCAACAACCGGCCGGTGCTCGGCGGCAACTCCAGCAGCGAGGTGCGGGTGTGGGTGTGCGGGGCGACCGCGCACGGCGCTCAGAAGTACGCCCGCGAAACAGGGGTGATGGGTGAACTCTTCGTCGAGAACCAGTTTCGTAACCCCGAAGGCAACCCGTTCTACTGGGACCAAGTGGTGCTCGATGCGGTTCGGGCCGAGAGCAACGTGTCACTGTTCCTGAACACCGACATCACGGAGGTCGACGCGAACGGACCCGATGAGGCCCGGATGATCGAGTCGGTCGCCGGTTGGCAACAGGGATCAGAGCGCCGACTCACCTTCGTCAGCCCGGTGTTCATCGATGCCAGCGGCGACGGCTTGGTCGGTGAGCTCGCCGGCGCCTGGTACGCGTCCGGGCGCGAAGCAGCATCGGTGCACGGCGAGGAGTGGGCACCTGAGGTGCCCGACGGCAACATGCTCGGCAGCACGATCCTCTTCTACACGAAGGACACCGGCGAGCCCGTGCCTTTCATCGCCCCCTCGATGACCAAAGACGTCTCCGCAACATCCATCACCGCGCACCGGCGCATCGACACTGCCGCGAACGGCTGTGACTACTGGTGGATCGAGTGGGGCGGAGAACTGGATGCGGTCGCTGACAACGAAGCGATCCGCGACGAGCTGTGGTCGGTCGTGTACGGCATCTGGGACCACATCAAGAACTCCGGCGAATTCGACGCCGACACCCTCACTCTTGAGTGGGTCGGGTCGATCCCGGGAAAGCGCGAGTACCGCCGCTTCGTCGGGGACTACGTGCTCACCCAGAACGACATCATGCAGCAGACCCGTTTCGCCGACTCGATCGGCTTCGGCGGTTGGTCGATCGACCTGCACCCGCCCGGGGGCATGTACTCCTCCGACGACGGATCGAAACATCTCTTCACCGCCGGGGTCTACCACATCCCGTTCCGGTCGCTCTATTCGAAGAACGTGACCAACATGTTGATGGCCGGGCGCGACATCTCCGCGAGTCATGTCGCGTTCGGAACCACGCGAGTGATGGCGACCTGCGCCGTCACCGGCGAAGCCGCCGGAGCGGGCGCCGCTCTGGCCGCCCGCCACGGCATCACTCCGCGCGCGGTCGGCGAGAGCCGCATCGACGAGCTGCAGCAGACCCTGCTCCGGGGTGATGCGAGTCTTCTCGGCGTGCCCTGGACCTCCGCCGACGACTTAGCCCTCCGAGCCGAGGTCTCCGCCTCGGGCACCCTCGACCGGATCGCCGTCGCGGCGTCCGATCGCGCGTTCGCGTATCCGCTCTCCGGTCACGACCTGGGCATTCAGCTGCCGGTCGACCCGGAGCTCGGCCGGGTGCGCGTGCTGGTCGAAGCCGATCAGCCCGTGGTGGCGACGATGGAGCTGTGGCGCACCGGCGGTGGGGAGAACCACATCCCGGTCGAGCTCGTCGAGCGCGTGGAGCGAACGGTGCCGGCCGGGCGGTCGTGGATCGAGGCCGAATTCGGGTACCGCCCCGCCATGCCCGAGGATGCCGTCGTTCTCGTGCGCCGAGCCGAGGGGCTGGCTGTCGTCATCGAGCCTCGGCCCGGCCCCTACGGCGTGCTGGCTTTGCTCAGCCGCACACCGGCGCAAGACCTGCACCGTCCGCAGTCGAACGCCTGGTCGGCTGCCGAACTGCGACGCCACACCCCCGTGATCGAGGTGGAGGGAACGACGGGCGCTTACTCCGCCGCCAACGTTCGCGGGGGTCTGGCTCGCCCGTACGGCGGCCCCCAGCTCTGGTCGTCCCGCGCAATGGTCGCCGGCGCGTCGGAGCACGTCGAGCTCGACTGGTCCGCCCGCGTCGGGATCGGCCGGGTCGAGCTGGTGTTCAACGACGACGTCGACGAAGACCTGATCAACCTGCACCACCACCGCACGCCGTTCGCCGTGATCCCCGAGCTGGTGCGTGACTACCGGATCGAGGTGTGCGCCGATGGGCGCTGGGAACCAGTGGTTCAGGAGTCGGGCAACCGCCGTCGCCTGCGCGTGCACCACCTGGGCCGGACGGTCGAGACGGATGCGCTCCGGGTGGTCGTCGAGGCGACCAACGGTTCCGACTACGCCACGATCGTCGCCGTCCGCGTCTTCGAGTGA